Genomic segment of Eupeodes corollae chromosome 2, idEupCoro1.1, whole genome shotgun sequence:
ATTATAACGAAAACTTCTGTAAGATTTCTTGATGTCATTTTGGAAGAGTAGAGAATGCCCAAACCTTCATAGGCTGTCTATgtctaatttaaatgttttttgggatttttgaagtaattttgtttaaaaaatacttggacaagaaaataaaattaaacttttcatattaTTGGTAttatatgtcaaaaaaagttatcTTAACATTGAACTGGTTATAAAGTTAAGAGTACAAATTTATAAGCACTTCCAATAGTAAGTTGTTTTAATGACTGCGTTCAGTTCCGACAACTAGTATAACACAATGTtaatgaaagaaattaattttatttgataacctATTTTAAAGGGTAAGATAACCCTAGAAGTTTGTATTAAATTACTCATTAAAGTactccatttttaaatttaagcattAAATGCATTGCAAAATTGCTCCTGATTTCCTACTACTCAAAACGTCAAACGCGTTTATCTGAAAGTTGGTGGAATTTAGGCAATATTTAACCaaatgacttaaaattttgaatatttcttggAAAATACGTTTGGAAGTACACAGCTATTACACGCGAATTGCAACACacggttttttatttgatagatatgtgcaaataaataataactatagcagttttagagcgaggaaacacttatttctattttaaattaattttcaaaagtctatttttaatatacaaaacataCTTCCTTTACTAtacttccttttttgtttgggaTTTCTTTTTAGTACTCAAATGCAAAATTACTTTGGATATACCCAAATTCGCACCCACCTCAAATCCTTCAGTGATTCCAAGCAGGGGggttacatacctagctgttagtaagccgtgttatcaattcaaaaacacttgttttaggctcaaaaaatgagatacaaaaaaagttgaaagtttcCCCCCCCCCCTTCAAGGTAAAAGTACGTTTTTCAAGAGCACTAATGTTATAGCtcgatctttttttatttaaaaaaataataaattcttaatatataattacgtttaatgttttattttcttaaaatgactTATTGTGAatagtttgttttatattatttacatGCTGAATGAGCTCTCCCGAGTGTCATCTAGTTGACAGTTCcttgtttgtttacaaaaatcagcTGCTCTTGTGTCATCAATACGAATGACGTGTTgacaaaagataattttttcttcaaaaatcatttcaCTCATATTTCCAAGTATTGATTTCGGTACTACATCTCATAGATAAATAAAAGATGAACGAAATTTCCTAGATAAGACAACCAACATTTAAGGCCCACAGAAACCCAGCAGTCATGACTCGGAACGTGTTGCATAGCAGTTTACTTAATGCCGGATTCAGTATCATATTCCAGGTAAGATTTGGAAACTAAAATCGGTTTGTAAACAATTATGTGTATAACTaaagaataaatttataattaattatgtttatattatttgcgAGATTATATAAGTTGTATTGTTCATAAAGATTATTTGCCGTTTCGTCACATTCGGAATCAACGCCTTCATTGTTCGCAATGTTGGCCGAGATGTTCTGGGCGTTATGAATGTGCGATTGCTGTTGCTCGAGAGTACACTTCTATTTTTGTCGCGTGAAGCTATTAATCGTGCTGCATTGAGTGCCACCTCACAACAAAAAGACAAATGCTCTTGGCCACAATTAATAAACCAAATGTGGCTGACGTAAGTTGCTATTGCTATTTTTTCTAAGTTCCCTCAAACAAAAAGCCTACACTTAATCATCTCTTTACAGAGTACCTACCTGTATAGCCCTATGCATTCCTTGTACATACATTTGGCTGGATGTTCTAACGCCAGTCGATGATCATCTCAAAAGTCAGTATAAGTTCGCCTGCTACGCTGTCGCACTGTCCTGTGTGATTGAGCTGTGTGCTGAGGCACCGGTCTTCCTCACACAGGTTTtctgttttgttaaattgaagattttccTTAACACCTTGCACATAATGGTGCGATCGGCGTTATTTATTTGGATAGTTCTTAAAGATCACAGTATTGCCATTGATGCGTTCGCAATAGCACAGCTAGCAAGTGCCATTGTGATATTCATTGGACATtatgcatttttctatttttacatCAAAAGGTTAAATGAGCACAAGTCGAATAAGAAAAATGACCAAAAGGAAGATGATCCTATGTTTCAGAGTATGGATGATTTTCCATTCCAACGGTTGTCCGAGTTGCTTCctttttatatggaaaataagGTAAAACTTTAATATATTGAAGAAGTAATTTGGAAATAAGTAATTTATGTCTACTGCTCTAGGATACATATTTCAATCCTAAACTTCAAATTCTGACCTTGAGCTTTATCAAACAAGGAGTCTTGAAGCAGATTCTAACCGAAGGAGAAAAATATGTCATGTCGATGAGTCCGGTTTTATCTTTTAGTGAACAGGCCACCTATGATGTTGTCAACAACTTAGGAAGCCTTGCGGCTAGGTTCATCTTTCGGCCTATAGAGGAGAGCAGCTACTTTTATTTTACGCAAACCATATCGAGAGACGTTCAGCTGGAGAAACAGAATATAGTAAGATTTAAATtgtgtgattttaaaaatattttcataagcaAGCTATTTAACTCTTCAAGGCAAAAGTACACGAAGCTGGAAATGTATTAAAAACCCTTTGCATTGGAGTGACATCGATCGGCCTGCTAGCCTTCACGTTCGGACAAAGCTATTCCCATACGCTGCTGCTGATTTATGGTGGAGCGGATTTTGTTGCAGGTGGTTTGCCTGAGAGTCTTCTAAAGTGGCATTGCCTGGCCATATGCTTCATGGCTGTCAATGGCATCACTGAAGGATACATGTTTGCAACGAATACGAGTAAAGACATCGACAAGTATAATTATCTTATGGCCATATTTTCAATAAGCTTCCTAATCCTTTCCTACATTCTAACGAGCGTATTCGGACcggttggttttatttttgccaaTTGCATAAATATGTTCTGCAGAATTTGCTATAGCACAAAATTCATTCTACATCAATATCGACCGTTGGGAATGAATCCTCTTCTTGGTATCATACCagggaatttatttattttagcatTAATTACGACGGGACTGTTATCGAAATATTCAATGGTAAGactcaaatacattttgaatttgtgaacattgaagtttttaaattttcatttctcaTTTCAGATAACAATGAATTCATTACTTGTACACGTTGGTATAGGATTTGTTGGAGTTTCGGTATGCCTCTGTTGTTGGGGTATTGAACATTTGGATCTGCTTAAAATGGCttggaaaaaaggaaaacagCTAAAAATTAAGAAGACTTAGACGTTTTCTAGAtgatgtgtttgtttttgtatttaggaAAATTGTAGGATCACATGTTTTAAACGATAACGGTtccttatattaaaataaacttatttaagaaataattttttagctcttatttaatttaaaagtaaatttcctAAAACCGTTGTTCTAAAAATAACAGAATGACAGAACCAGTTTATGTAATTTAAAGGAAGGGTTATGCAGTTTTCTTTTCCAACCAAAAATAGTAATCAAGTTCAGAAAAAACCGTAAAACGTCCATTAATAAATGTTAGTTAATCTAGCAATCTTTCCTTCAACTAccttaaaattcttcttttttatctttctgttttcaaaatgcATTATTCTTCAAGTGGCAGTTAGTTAAGACAGCATGAATTTCATTATTCTAGTTCTTAACTATTTAAAAGGTCAGTCAccaagacaaaatatttttgttacatTGTTACATTcttcttaaatgaaattttgatgCTTTCAGTTGTGTACTATCCACATTTCCACAATAGCTAGTGCAAGAAACCAAGATGAATGGTATTTTGATTCGGGGGGCACATCACATATGAGCTTTAATGAAAACATTCTGGAGTGCGTTTCTAAGGACATCGGTACAATAGTTGCTGCAAACAATAGCAAAATGAAAGTAACAGGGTGCGGAACGGCAACTCTAAAACCAACATGCAATACATCAGCGACAATACGTCAACGACGTGAAATTAGTTCCAGATTTATCCGTTAATCTTTTGTCTGTAAAAGtaaataactcaaaaaaaaagaaacaattaattGCCACAAGCACAATAATGTTGGTGGCTTATTTAGATTGAACACAGATTGCGTGCAGTTCAAAATGCACAAAAGATCGTTGGCATAGCAGAATGGGCCATTTAAATCACGAAAGCTTTAACAAGCTACACGAAGGTAGGTCAACCGTAATCAACTTcagtaataaaattgaaaaagactGCAAAGTCTGTGCAATCGGCAAACAACATAGGTGGTCATTCAACAAGTGTGGGAGTGGGGCAAGTGAACGGCTTGAGTTAGTGCACATGGATATTTGCGGaccaatcgaaaattgttcggTTGATGAAAGTCGTTATTTCATTCAGGaagaatttttgtatacttcttaaaaacaaaaatggactGGGAAGTTCTCTCATCTTTTAAAGACTTCTTGGCATTTGGCTCAAAATCCTACGTTCTGACAACGGCAAAGAGTTTCTAAATCGCAAGTTTCAAGACACACTTCGTAGCAATGGAATCCAGCTTCAAACTACCAACGTGCATACGCCTGAACAGAACGGTTGGGCTGAACGTAACAACCGTTCCATAGTTGAAAAAGCACGATGTACGCTCGCCGACTCGAATATGTCAAAATCATTTTGGGCAGGAGCAGTCGCATACTCAGTTTATCTTCTCAACCGATCTCCATCGAAACGAACTGGAAAAACTCCATTCGAAGCATGGACTCAACCTCGCCCATATCAGAGTGTTTGGAACTTCTACCATGGCACACATTCCGAAAGCCAACCGGAAAAAATGGGTTCCAAAAGCCAAGGAATGTATTATGGTTGTATATGACGAAGAAACCAAGGGCTATCGTCTTTATGACCccaccaaaaattgtattttcaagAGTTGAGATGTATCATTTATTCATGAGGAGTCTATTGTTTCTGTGTCCAAAATACATGATAAGTCGGCAACGCTAAATAACGCACACGGTGAAGCGTAATATATGGCGCTATCAGCCACTTTGCAAGAGGCACTATAGTGGAACGGACTCGTCAATTTTCTTGGACAACAGAAACCTCCATTGCAAACCTTGCGATAATCAGAGCACAATTTCGATAGCAATTTCATGACTTCATACAGGATGTACTCAACCAGGATCACATAAAAGTCGACTATATAAGCACAGCCGAAGAACCTGCGGATGCCTTAACAAAATCCTTGGATAAAATTAAACATGCACAATTCAGAGAAGCAATGTGAGTGCGATAAGAACCATATCGTGAAGGAGGAGTGTTGGAGTCACCCTATAATATACATAAGTCATATGTTTCGTATCTCTTCTTCTTTATATTATCCCATCTCTTTTGTATAtctattctttttaaataaatcgtttTGATACTGTTATAACCAGCAAGCCGTCTTCACCTTTTCTTTACTTCTACTCTGCactaatcaatttaaattttgtattaatttaaactttcaagGGAAATGTTGTTCAAATAAGTTTCGTTTGGGTGAAGTTAACCGCTTACACCGTGAATAAATGGAAACCGAATTGTGCATTTCATGTGAAGCGCACAAACCGCTAAATTTGGTTGAGCTTGTTATTATGGCAGCAATATCATTTACATAAATCGTCTATTCAAAATCTGATATTTCAAATTGAAGGCAGCAATTATTGTAAACAAAgcgattttgtatttttccgtaataaatgtttatatctCAGGGAATAGAAAAAGttacgaaaataaatttgataagtGTATAGTTTTCCGTCGGCTTATTAAGTTAAAGACTAACTTCATTCCTCGAATTGCTAATTatattcataattttatttttaatttacataaatattttgactATAAATTTTTCCTATTTTGCTTAGTTCTCTAAAAAGGCAGCAGACCCTGCCGAAACGTAGGGAACATGTatgtaacttaattgtttcattgcaaaaacTACAGCGAGCACAATATTTACACAAATTGGTCAGTAAATCAACTCAATGAAAATAATGTTGGCATTAAAAAAAGGGATAGTAGTATTGAGGGTAAATCATATCATCTTCGTTCTATGAAACCTTAAAACTCCTAAATTCTATTAATttgtacattgattttaaacttaagGTATgctaaaacaatacaattttttactaATTGCACTTGTctacaaaattttgcaaattgacAAACAAATTATACATTTCTGAAAATATGGCATTAAAATTactctatattaaaaaaaaaactaaaaaggtCATACTTTTTAAGGCAATATTAATTCATTAGCCAGAACTTTTTCATTAAACGTGatatgattttccaaatctaatCGTCAATAACAGAATAATAGCAGAAACATAACATCaagttttagaaatattaaaaaaaaaacataataataacattaaaaacGGTCATTTCAAATTCGAAATCAAAAGCAAACTATGTCAAAATTTCAGTAATAAAATCATACTGATCAATCTGTTAAAATTAATACTTCTATTATATTTGATATTccgttgtttattttaataaaaactaaattaaagctaatagaATTTGTTTTGCAAGAAATTAGGCTTTTATTTGGACTACTTTTTCGGCTCCAATTCTGAgctataaatatttgatttttgtattgacCAACAAATTTATGGGGTTTTCCATTGGCATATAAGTTCAGATTTccgtcaaaaattgatttttttaatggcACATGGAACACGATTACaataattaattgtatttttgttactGTATATACTCGTTAAAAAGACCAGCTCCAGTTGTCAAATTAAGAGCTGAGCATTTTTACAATTCTTTATCAACTTGacaacaagaaataaaacaaatttgttactTCTCTGTATGAGTTTTTAATATCagcacacacacatacacatttaaaccattttttattatgttttgtgTATTTGTATTTACCACCACATTCTATGTCGTCCTTAAAATGTCTTCAAGTTTTTTAcctgtttatttaatttgacaaGTTTCTCTAGAAAGCCGGCAATTTTTCTCGAaactataataaataatttattacataacaaaatattattgaggCAGGTTTATTGTTTATCACTTTCCCCTTTCTCGGAATATTTATCTACAATAATCTTTACAAACTCTGGAGcccgatgtttttttttttttttgaaatagaatacTCTACGAATTCCTTTAAAATGGCTTccaaatttagtttaatttgtttgtttaaaatttttgtaatagctaactttaaaaaataaattacaaaaaaaaagaaaaacttttcactGTTAATCTGACAGCTGAAAATTGTATTAGTATTAGTGCAAAGAGGGGTAAATCTTCCGAAAAATCCAAATCTGCAAATTTGAtcttacaacaaaaataaatcaatttattttttacatgcAAGGCATAAACAGGGGAGATTTCTGTTTTGATAGatttagatcaaaaataaatggatttattttacCTATGGAAAAACCATTGGATTTTTTCAAcagttattttcattaaaaaacaaataaaaacagcttACTTAGCGAAGGTAAACACCTTCTTATAGCGAAGACAATAGCAGAATCTTAATGAGAGTTGTCAAGGAAGGCATAAACAAGGGAAATTTCTGTTTTgatagatcaaaaataaatggatttattttacCTATGGAAAGAACCATTGGATATTTTTCTCCAGTTGTTTCcagttaaaatcaaataaaatccgCTTATTTAGCGAAGGTAAACACCTTCTTATAGCGAAGACAACAGCAGAATCTTAACTTAGAGTTGTCCAAAATCACCaggtaattaaaaatattcaagaaaatttcCCTTATGATTTCAaccctggttacaagaggagatcgagcaatcgaatcgaattgagatttcgatccaggtatatggtggcactgaatcgaattaaagcactattcacatgagcacgatgaacgaatattcgttgattttgacatttctttcacatgagagtttttaattcataGCGAATGAGCCACAGCCAAGCTCCATTCACccccgaaaccaaaacaagaatgattttttcaagttaaatattcgcgattattttattcgttgcaagtgtggataatgtggaacgagaataaagtttgacagttggaATCAACAacaacgaataaatttgttttcttaaatttattaatatttgatatttaaaagtaaaagtatgcatcataaatcaaaaagaacCTATATTGctattgttttgttaagaatttgtatggaaatatgtcttcaaacgtatataaactcacattttgtaattcattcgtcgttcgtttgtcgcgctcatgtgaatgctgcttAAAATGGAATCCAAATGacatttgggttttatttgtgtgcgtactgctacgtgaaaaactttcaaataagtttacattttttgtgaaatagaaaaagaataACGAATCTTAGCATTTTTGTCCTTCCCATTCCTTCTTTATTTATAATGTCCTTCCTTATTTCTAAAAACACATTTCCCATTAAATTATTCCCAACCAGAAtataattgaacaaaaatacatCTTCTGTTATAAAATCATAtaagattttaacaatttcgaaTAGTTACCAATAATTTGTATAACAGTTTTATTATTCTGTATGGGATCAATTTGAAGGGATATTTTTGTGCATACCTGGCAGTACCTTTTCTCATCACATTAACATTAACGTCAGCCATTTTTGTTTCCAAACCAAAGtagttaattatatttatttttatatcaagtACAACACAAGAATATAATGGCAATGCGAATGCATTAGTTGTAATAGTTTTAATCAGATTTTGGTTTCagttatttaaattagtttaaaattaattaacaccGCAACTGCAAAAACCCCCTGCAGTTcctaattcaaataaaattccacAAGAACCGACGCAAAcaacataaaaacattaaaaggtAAGCGTCTTCATTTAAGTCAAGTGCCTActtcaaatattcaaaaggCGGTAAATCAAAATTCTTCAATAATTTTGGTGACTGCATTACGAAGCTTTCCTTCACCTTCGCGTTGACGTTCAAAGCCAATGGTGTTGGCAGCCGGCGGCGTATCAAAAAAGGCGCAAAATTATTAGAGAATTAAGGCTTTCcatgaatatttttaaggccTTTACAAAATAACCACAACTTTTATATAATCaaatatctaatttttaaaataaactactcTTTAGATATGAAGAGGGGACGCAAATCCGACGGACCTACGACTGTTCGCACAACTGGACGAATAAAGGTATGTTCTATTTTTGTCCGTCGCTCctattgttttctaattttctatttttatctcATTCCTTTCTAACTTTTTTATCTAGAAAGCAAAGGTTGTATTCGATCCATCGGATAATAATCTTCCCAAGCATCTACGAAATTCAGCTGGTTCTGTACAAAGTAGCCAACAGCAATCCCAATCCGATCATGCGAGCGATACTTCGAATGAGCGGAGAATAAAGGAGGAAAAGCCACGTATAGTTAATTCTAATTCATTGAACAATGTGTTTGATGAGACTTGTTGTTATGTATGCGGACGGagggaattgaagaaaaacaaaaataaattgatttcttgCAAAGACTGTGATCATAAAGGTAagtttatttctaatttaataagTCCCCGAGAGAatcttttgtttaacaaaaaatatttttttttttgaatgtttagcTCATATATCGTGTCTTCGTTTGGACTTCGAAGATCATGTAAAGCTTCGTGAGAATTATCGCTGTGATGTCTGCCAAATTTGTTCATCTTGCTATGAAGGCCCTGAAGATGTAAGTTACCACTCTTTCTCTTCACTGCTGAACTATTCATTAAATttcttctgttttctttttttttttagggagAACTTATAACATGCACAAAATGTGTTAAATCTTTCCACTTTGCGTGTCACATACCAAGTATGGCACGATTTCCGACACAGACAAAATGGCTTTGTTCGAAATGTACTATTCCTAAAGCCAAGTCTCTGCTGAAAGTCTTAGGCGTTCAAGCTGCGCCTCCTCCATCAGCTCCTCCTTCATCAGACGTCGTTGATAAGAAGCCGGCTATTCCAGTCGAAACAGCAACAGTCAACAACTATACAAAGGAAACTGACAAAATCATTGTGAAGAAACAGTCCTCTCCGAGTCCTAATTCACGTCTTTCACCAAATGCCAGTTCTATATTGCAGCCTTCATCAAATTCCTTGCTAACGGAATCGAATTCTCAGGACTTGTCCGATATTCCAATCGTCAAGAACTGGTCAGCCAGCCAAGTGACTGAGTACTTTACGAAATTCTTTCCCAATGAGgcagatatttttaaagatcaagACATTGATGGGCAGTCGTTGTTGCTGTTGAAACGCTCAGATGTTGTGAACAGATTGGCCATCAAATTGGGCCCAGCGTTGAGAATTTATAATCTTGTTTtgaaaatccaatctgtatcgACTGATCCAACCATAGGCTGGTAGTCTATGAttattatcttctttttttttttgtttaagtatctatTCTATCTATGTCTTAACTATTTTAATGAACTTTGTTAATTACAGTTTTATAATATTCATAACCTAATTATAATATTGTGTTAcctatgaaatttatttgtatgtaactGCAGAGAGATCTTCCAAttcgatttaattttgttaaaaacttttcttataattaaaacttttacttaaagttgaattcattgaattaaattcattaaaaatacatacgtatatttaaaatgaaaataataataaagagttggtttttatttgaattgtcgttgtcgtttttATTTATCGGATAGAAAATCTGATGAAAATCTTCCAAGAGGCACTCGATAAGAATCAGTAATTAAAATTACcggatttattaaaattaagcaCTTATCTCTGAAAGACCGCCGACTTCACATTACGGACACTAAAGGTATAACATTTGTGaacatatttcctttttttacaatGCGGAATTCAGAAAGTGGCTGGCTTTTAGCAAGCTTCAatctacgatcagaggctcatcataagttcatgagttacaaaacatttataatGAACTATTtggaacataaaataaaataaagacatttACGATACAATCatgcttattttgagattcgaactAAACGTTGATTCGAGTGACTAGATCTATCCGTtcgattgaattttgtttattttgagattcgattGGAAAATATTCATTGCATTAATATACCAGAGCAGAACAAAGAAACAACTGGCTCTTAGGTAAGAAAGCGTTAAAATTGCATAGGTAAATATATttcacattttattatttaggtGACGCAGGGTATCCACTAGAAACTTGACACCATTCCGGTTCCAAGAAGCATTAAAAGCAAGGATAATAGACAGCTTTCCTAGTCAAGAAACATCAATGAACGGACAATTGACTTACTGAAAATTAGATTCAGATATTGTCTTAAGGCCAGACAGTTGCATTATTCTGCAGAGAAatctaatcaaaaattaaatttgtgctttgcaaaaaattgcatttttctttaaagatcaaatatcgaaaatatttatgttgaaGATTGCAACGAAAGTCTTTGAAAGTACACATTTAAACGAAGCTCGAAACGCTCCATTGTTTTAATCAATTATCCATCGTTTTTGTAACAacagacaattttaaatttatttaaagtttttatttaatttaaaaaacaaaaaaaaaggctggtatgcgacccacactgataactttggttgtaggtttttgtgttgggttaaaaaaagttgtccgttgaattattcttaaaaatttttaaatccacaacaatatttttcatataaagaaaaagattagtttgaaaatctagttttgttaaacagatttttagtcgaaaacaaatttttatcaatctgagtaacatttcttaaatttttaaaaattggataaatgaaattaatttgagagatatcaagaaccgaaatatcgaaaacaatataaaaaaaaagagtttgaagccaatatttctaatttttgtaagctatttgagtcgagagtacatttttaccaagttttagtattgttttttgtgaggtttttatttaatgtaaaaaaactgtttattagattttcctcaaaattttactgagtgtagacaacattagtttttaaaaaattaaagtagtttaaagccaatatttcaaagttttgaatacctcaacatttattcattttttttattaggtttttattttttgtcaa
This window contains:
- the LOC129945460 gene encoding histone acetyltransferase KAT6A, whose amino-acid sequence is MKRGRKSDGPTTVRTTGRIKKAKVVFDPSDNNLPKHLRNSAGSVQSSQQQSQSDHASDTSNERRIKEEKPRIVNSNSLNNVFDETCCYVCGRRELKKNKNKLISCKDCDHKAHISCLRLDFEDHVKLRENYRCDVCQICSSCYEGPEDGELITCTKCVKSFHFACHIPSMARFPTQTKWLCSKCTIPKAKSLLKVLGVQAAPPPSAPPSSDVVDKKPAIPVETATVNNYTKETDKIIVKKQSSPSPNSRLSPNASSILQPSSNSLLTESNSQDLSDIPIVKNWSASQVTEYFTKFFPNEADIFKDQDIDGQSLLLLKRSDVVNRLAIKLGPALRIYNLVLKIQSVSTDPTIGW
- the LOC129947451 gene encoding protein RFT1 homolog, translating into MTRNVLHSSLLNAGFSIIFQIICRFVTFGINAFIVRNVGRDVLGVMNVRLLLLESTLLFLSREAINRAALSATSQQKDKCSWPQLINQMWLTVPTCIALCIPCTYIWLDVLTPVDDHLKSQYKFACYAVALSCVIELCAEAPVFLTQVFCFVKLKIFLNTLHIMVRSALFIWIVLKDHSIAIDAFAIAQLASAIVIFIGHYAFFYFYIKRLNEHKSNKKNDQKEDDPMFQSMDDFPFQRLSELLPFYMENKDTYFNPKLQILTLSFIKQGVLKQILTEGEKYVMSMSPVLSFSEQATYDVVNNLGSLAARFIFRPIEESSYFYFTQTISRDVQLEKQNIAKVHEAGNVLKTLCIGVTSIGLLAFTFGQSYSHTLLLIYGGADFVAGGLPESLLKWHCLAICFMAVNGITEGYMFATNTSKDIDKYNYLMAIFSISFLILSYILTSVFGPVGFIFANCINMFCRICYSTKFILHQYRPLGMNPLLGIIPGNLFILALITTGLLSKYSMITMNSLLVHVGIGFVGVSVCLCCWGIEHLDLLKMAWKKGKQLKIKKT